Proteins from a single region of Carassius carassius chromosome 25, fCarCar2.1, whole genome shotgun sequence:
- the LOC132104554 gene encoding zona pellucida sperm-binding protein 3-like: MGFLQGMLVLVVIVAFDLKSALGSLKHRQSPSSTKSQSAPASRVPDLSSQGFLNPFQKASPLPSLDYRKFAQDPLGLQEKQLLQGPVKPLDWKFPIVPEVQRELAVNFQLRQPVTPSSVAVQCSESRVHVEVRKDMFSNGQLIQPSGLSMGGCPVVGDDSASGVLIFEYALQDCNSVLMMTEDELVYTFALTYTPVAFAGTPITRTEGAVVGIQCHYQRLHNVSSNALRPTWVPYASTEVAEDVLVFSMNLMLDDWANQRPSNVYYLGDIINIEASVKVYNHVPLRVFVDRCLATQVPDVTSVPRYSLIENHGCLVDAKATASSSHFLPRTQEDKIRFQLEAFMFQGGSSPSIYITCTVKATLASAPSDALHKSCSFSNGWFAADGNHQVCACCDSTCGPEGGSDAPIGGVQWEGKASLGPVIVQGRQKTLAGLQ, from the exons ATGGGGTTCTTGCAAGGCATGTTAGTGTTGGTTGTGATTGTGGCTTTTGACCTGAAGAGTGCCTTGGGAAGTTTGAAACACCGTCAAAGTCCCAGCAGCACAAAGTCGCAATCAGCTCCAGCTTCCAGAGTTCCTGATCTTTCTTCTCAAGGGTTCTTGAATCCTTTCCAAAAGGCTTCTCCGCTTCCAAGTCTTGACTACAGAAAATTTGCACAAGAccctcttggtcttcaggagaagcagcTGTTGCAGGGTCCAGTCAAGCCTTTGGACTGGAAGTTTCCCATCGTTCCAGAGGTGCAACGTGAGTTGGCGGTGAACTTCCAGTTGAGGCAACCTGTGACTCCCAGTAGTGTGGCTGTTCAATGCAGTGAGAGCCGTGTTCATGTGGAGGTGAGGAAGGATATGTTTAGCAACGGTCaactgatccagccatctggttTGTCTATGGGAGGCTGTCCTGTTGTTGGTGACGACTCTGCCTCTGGGGTGCTCATCTTTGAATATGCACTACAGGACTGCAATAGTGTGCTGATG ATGACTGAGGATGAGCTAGTCTACACCTTTGCTCTTACCTACACCCCTGTGGCATTTGCTGGCACGCCGATTACTCGTACTGAGGGTGCAGTTGTTGGCATTCAATGCCATTATCAAAG GCTCCATAATGTGAGCAGTAATGCTTTGAGGCCAACTTGGGTTCCTTATGCTTCAACGGAGGTTGCCGAAGACGTCTTGGTGTTCTCCATGAACCTCATGCTGG ATGACTGGGCCAATCAGAGGCCTTCAAATGTGTACTACTTGGGTGACATTATTAATATTGAGGCATCTGTGAAGGTGTACAACCACGTCCCcctgcgtgtgtttgtggaccgCTGTCtggccacccaagtacctgatgtgaCTTCTGTTCCGAGATATTCCCTCATTGAAAATCATGG GTGCCTTGTGGATGCCAAGGCTACGGCTTCCAGCTCCCACTTCTTGCCTCGGACCCAGGAAGACAAGatccggttccagctggaggcTTTCATGTTCCAGGGaggatccagtccttct atctacataACGTGTACCgtgaaggccactcttgcttctgcacccAGTGACGCtctccacaaatcctgttccttttCCAACGG GTGGTttgctgctgatgggaaccaCCAGGTCTGTGCTTGCTGTGACTCAACATGTGGTCCTGAAGGGGGAAGTGATGCTCCTATTGGGG GCGTTCAGTGGGAAGGCAAGGCCTCACTCGGTCCTGTAATTGTTCAAGGGCGACAGAAGACTCTAGCTGGACTTCAATAA